One Egicoccus halophilus genomic region harbors:
- the folP gene encoding dihydropteroate synthase, with the protein MNPRLMGIVNLNPDSFSTAGEEVDDATARALRLVDTGAEVIDLGAQSASPSTPVVPAEDELAVLTPVVTELAARGVTVSVDTYKPAVAAGVVAAGARLVNDYSGSDDAEMLEVVAGTDAQFVLTHNIGPVKQRLTDPNLYDDVVLEVGDWFARQLERLAAHGVAPERVVLDPGIDLSKTPAQTVAVLAGLPDLRARFSNPLLVAISRKDFIGTIARAVPHERGPGTLAALVPLVRIDDTIARVHDVAAARQFLDVLGVLEGRATLDRDAVLDPALYRSDGRSGGTGAAAAAGS; encoded by the coding sequence GTGAACCCGCGCCTGATGGGGATCGTCAACCTCAATCCCGATTCGTTCTCCACCGCGGGCGAGGAGGTCGACGACGCCACCGCCCGCGCGTTGCGGCTGGTCGACACCGGCGCCGAGGTGATCGACCTCGGCGCACAGAGCGCCTCGCCGAGCACGCCGGTCGTCCCGGCCGAGGACGAGCTCGCGGTGCTGACCCCGGTGGTCACCGAGCTGGCCGCCCGCGGCGTGACGGTCAGTGTCGACACCTACAAGCCGGCCGTGGCCGCCGGCGTCGTCGCCGCCGGCGCCCGCCTCGTCAACGACTACTCCGGCAGCGACGACGCCGAGATGCTCGAGGTCGTGGCCGGCACCGACGCGCAGTTCGTGCTCACCCACAACATCGGGCCGGTGAAGCAACGACTCACCGACCCCAACCTCTACGACGACGTGGTGCTCGAGGTCGGGGACTGGTTCGCCCGGCAACTCGAGCGACTGGCCGCGCACGGCGTCGCGCCCGAACGCGTCGTGCTCGACCCCGGCATCGACCTGTCCAAGACCCCGGCACAGACCGTCGCGGTCCTCGCCGGCCTGCCCGACCTGCGCGCCAGGTTCTCCAACCCCCTGCTCGTGGCGATCTCCCGCAAGGACTTCATCGGCACGATCGCCCGGGCGGTCCCCCACGAGCGCGGTCCCGGCACGCTCGCCGCCCTGGTCCCGCTGGTGCGGATCGACGACACCATCGCCCGGGTCCACGACGTCGCGGCCGCGCGGCAGTTCCTCGACGTGCTCGGCGTGCTCGAGGGCCGAGCGACCCTCGACCGCGACGCGGTGCTCGACCCGGCGCTGTACCGCTCCGACGGTCGCAGCGGCGGCACCGGTGCTGCCGCAGCCGCGGGGTCCTGA
- a CDS encoding CoA-binding protein: protein MDVTDDAGIDELLRRTRRIAVVGASDDPSRPSHGVMRRLLQAGYELVPVNPRVGEVLGTPAVASLAELDAPVDLVDVFRRVEHTPQVAREAAAIGAPALWLQTGLRSSEARTVAEQAGMDYVEDRCLAVEVAVRGITVG, encoded by the coding sequence GTGGACGTCACCGACGACGCCGGCATCGACGAGCTGCTGCGCCGGACCCGACGCATCGCCGTGGTGGGTGCGTCCGACGACCCGTCGCGTCCCAGCCACGGCGTGATGCGGCGATTGCTCCAGGCCGGCTACGAGCTCGTGCCGGTCAATCCCCGGGTCGGGGAGGTGCTCGGTACGCCCGCGGTGGCGAGTCTCGCGGAGCTCGACGCCCCCGTGGACCTGGTCGACGTCTTCCGTCGCGTCGAGCACACGCCGCAGGTGGCCCGCGAGGCCGCCGCGATCGGTGCTCCCGCGCTGTGGCTGCAGACGGGCCTGCGGTCGTCCGAGGCCCGCACCGTGGCCGAACAGGCCGGGATGGACTACGTCGAGGACCGCTGCCTGGCCGTCGAGGTGGCGGTGCGCGGCATCACGGTCGGCTGA
- a CDS encoding SixA phosphatase family protein, which yields MPLLLLRHVHAGDRRSWDGDDRRRPASERGRRQAVGIVEQYADLPVRRILTSPYTRCVESVEPLAAARGVEVERDDALAEGVPLDVVHRLFAQAGPDAVLCSHGDVIGMVVRDLHDRGVDVGGPDGLRWAKGSTWLLAGADPRRPASVRYLPPPQRP from the coding sequence GTGCCCCTGTTGCTGCTCCGCCACGTCCATGCCGGTGACCGCCGGTCCTGGGACGGCGACGACCGGCGCCGACCCGCCTCCGAGCGCGGTCGCCGCCAGGCCGTCGGCATCGTCGAACAGTACGCCGACCTCCCCGTGCGCCGCATCCTCACCAGCCCCTACACCCGCTGCGTGGAGAGTGTCGAGCCGCTCGCGGCCGCGCGGGGCGTCGAGGTCGAGCGCGACGACGCGCTCGCGGAGGGGGTGCCGTTGGACGTGGTGCACCGCCTGTTCGCCCAGGCCGGTCCCGACGCGGTGCTGTGCTCCCATGGGGACGTGATCGGCATGGTCGTGCGGGACCTGCACGACCGGGGCGTCGACGTCGGCGGCCCCGACGGGCTGCGCTGGGCGAAGGGCAGCACCTGGCTGCTCGCCGGCGCGGACCCCCGCCGGCCGGCCTCGGTCCGGTACCTGCCGCCGCCCCAGCGACCCTAG
- the fdxA gene encoding ferredoxin, with protein sequence MTYVIAEPCMDVKDTACVQECPVDCIYEGDRMLYIHPVECIDCGACEPACPVEAIFYADDVPSEWGQFTAINAEYFEPAVTGLGSPGGASSVGVTKVDHPKVSAYEIPDAT encoded by the coding sequence GTGACGTACGTCATCGCCGAACCGTGCATGGACGTCAAGGACACCGCCTGCGTGCAGGAGTGCCCGGTCGACTGCATCTACGAGGGTGACCGGATGCTCTACATCCACCCCGTGGAGTGCATCGACTGCGGCGCCTGCGAACCGGCCTGTCCGGTGGAGGCGATCTTCTACGCCGACGACGTCCCGTCCGAGTGGGGCCAGTTCACGGCCATCAACGCCGAGTACTTCGAGCCGGCCGTCACCGGTCTGGGTTCGCCCGGCGGCGCCAGCAGCGTCGGTGTGACCAAGGTCGACCACCCCAAGGTCTCGGCCTACGAGATCCCGGACGCGACCTGA
- a CDS encoding enoyl-CoA hydratase-related protein, with product MAISREVDDAGVLTITLDDGEKNALVPETFDALIDAFDADTDAQAVVLAGRPGIFTAGLNVKWMAANGGAGVERLLVRFGECLMRVWTDPRPTVCAATGHAIAAGTMFAMACDHAVAAEGGWWGLTETQIDFELPEFGIALARHNVRTDRLEDLLLPGRRIDAAAAVEAGFADEVVAADDVLATARARAAELASLPSRSYAGTKRRLRATDAQAVLAGLPTDIAALTAHLPV from the coding sequence ATGGCCATCAGCCGCGAGGTGGACGACGCGGGCGTGCTGACGATCACGCTCGACGACGGGGAGAAGAACGCGCTCGTGCCCGAGACCTTCGACGCGTTGATCGACGCGTTCGACGCGGACACCGACGCGCAGGCCGTGGTCCTCGCCGGACGGCCGGGCATCTTCACCGCCGGGCTGAACGTCAAGTGGATGGCCGCGAACGGTGGCGCGGGCGTCGAGCGCCTGCTGGTCCGCTTCGGCGAGTGCCTGATGCGGGTGTGGACCGACCCCCGGCCCACCGTCTGCGCCGCGACGGGGCACGCGATCGCCGCCGGCACGATGTTCGCCATGGCCTGCGACCACGCCGTCGCCGCCGAGGGCGGCTGGTGGGGGTTGACCGAGACGCAGATCGACTTCGAGCTGCCCGAGTTCGGCATCGCGCTGGCCCGGCACAACGTGCGCACCGACCGGCTCGAGGACCTGCTGCTGCCGGGCCGACGCATCGACGCGGCCGCGGCGGTCGAGGCCGGGTTCGCCGACGAGGTGGTCGCTGCGGACGACGTCCTCGCGACCGCACGCGCCCGCGCGGCCGAGCTCGCCAGCCTGCCGTCGCGCAGCTACGCCGGCACCAAGCGCCGGCTGCGCGCCACCGACGCGCAGGCGGTGCTGGCCGGTCTGCCGACCGACATCGCGGCGCTGACGGCGCACCTGCCGGTCTGA
- a CDS encoding RNA degradosome polyphosphate kinase, with protein MTDARRRGNPRVAPALAPPGTDLGDPEPAKPRAPAIVPGTVPADWVRTRERTVSILDFHPQGADGQVRHLNRELSWLQFDERVLALAENPGVPLLERAKFLAIFTSNLDEFFQVRVAGLKEQVAAGVTGSGADGIPPADQLLVIDALASEFSTRAARLFRDELVPALDAHGIRFSNWDTLDDEDRDHLVQVFDETIFPVLTPLAVDPAHPFPYLSNLSLNLAVVVRDPDDGERRFARIKVPPVLPRFVVLPDGERFVPLEQVIAAHLPRLFAGLEIVEHHVFRVTRNADFEVEEDEADDLLLAIETELTRRRFGSLVRLEVEPEMSASVLELLLRELEITDDEVILLPGPLDLSGLWALYELDRPDLKYAPMVTVTQPRLTTAMTGDHQGLFATLREGDVLVQHPYDSFTTSVRAFLEAAATDPQVLAIKITLYRTSGRNSPITQALLDAAAEGKQVVALVELKARFDEEANIAWARVLEEAGVHVAYGVVGLKTHTKICLVVRDDGDRVRRYAHIGTGNYNDKTARIYEDVGLLTADPDIGADLSDLFNVLTGYSRQADFRKLLIAPTTFRRRMLELIDRERDAEDGHVLAKMNSLVDPRIIEGLYAASQAGTPVDLIVRGVCCLRPGVPGLSDNIRVRSVVGQFLEHSRIYRFGSPARGFDYVIGSGDWMPRNLDRRVEALVPIEDPGLQARLEEILQVALHDDLLAWELRPDSTWVPVEAHVGLDTHQTLRERARQRLR; from the coding sequence ATGACGGATGCACGCCGCCGTGGGAACCCGCGGGTCGCGCCAGCACTGGCACCGCCCGGGACCGACCTCGGGGACCCGGAGCCCGCGAAGCCCCGCGCTCCGGCGATCGTGCCCGGCACCGTCCCCGCCGACTGGGTGCGGACGCGCGAGCGCACCGTGTCGATCCTCGACTTCCACCCGCAGGGCGCCGACGGGCAGGTCCGACACCTCAACCGCGAGCTGTCGTGGCTGCAGTTCGACGAGCGGGTGCTGGCGCTGGCCGAGAACCCCGGTGTGCCGCTGCTGGAACGGGCGAAGTTCCTCGCCATCTTCACCTCGAACCTCGACGAGTTCTTCCAGGTCCGGGTCGCCGGGCTCAAGGAGCAGGTCGCCGCCGGGGTGACCGGCTCCGGGGCCGACGGGATCCCCCCTGCGGACCAGCTGCTCGTCATCGACGCGCTCGCCTCGGAGTTCTCCACCCGCGCCGCCCGGCTGTTCCGCGACGAACTGGTGCCGGCGCTCGACGCCCACGGCATCCGCTTCTCGAACTGGGACACCCTCGACGACGAGGACCGCGACCACCTCGTCCAGGTGTTCGACGAGACGATCTTCCCGGTGCTCACGCCGTTGGCCGTGGACCCGGCCCACCCGTTCCCGTACCTGTCGAACCTCTCGCTCAACCTCGCCGTGGTGGTCCGCGACCCCGACGACGGCGAGCGGCGCTTCGCCCGCATCAAGGTGCCACCGGTCCTGCCGCGCTTCGTCGTGCTGCCCGACGGCGAACGGTTCGTTCCGCTCGAGCAGGTCATCGCGGCCCACCTGCCGCGGCTGTTCGCCGGCCTCGAGATCGTCGAGCACCACGTCTTCCGCGTCACCCGCAACGCCGACTTCGAGGTCGAGGAGGACGAGGCCGACGACCTGTTGCTCGCCATCGAGACCGAGCTCACCCGACGCCGCTTCGGGAGCCTGGTGCGGCTCGAGGTCGAGCCCGAGATGTCCGCCTCGGTGCTCGAACTGCTCCTGCGCGAGCTCGAGATCACCGACGACGAGGTGATCCTGCTGCCGGGACCACTCGACCTCTCGGGACTGTGGGCGCTGTACGAGCTCGACCGTCCCGACCTGAAGTACGCACCGATGGTCACGGTGACCCAGCCGCGCCTGACCACGGCGATGACCGGTGATCACCAGGGACTGTTCGCCACCCTGCGCGAGGGTGACGTCCTGGTCCAGCACCCCTACGACTCGTTCACCACCTCCGTACGCGCCTTCCTGGAGGCGGCGGCGACCGATCCGCAGGTGCTGGCGATCAAGATCACCCTGTACCGGACCTCCGGACGCAACAGCCCGATCACCCAGGCCCTGCTCGACGCCGCCGCCGAGGGAAAACAGGTCGTGGCGCTCGTGGAGCTCAAGGCGCGCTTCGACGAGGAGGCGAACATCGCCTGGGCGCGGGTGCTGGAGGAGGCGGGCGTGCACGTCGCCTACGGCGTCGTGGGCCTCAAGACCCACACCAAGATCTGTCTGGTCGTGCGCGACGACGGCGACCGCGTCCGCCGCTACGCCCACATCGGGACCGGCAACTACAACGACAAGACCGCGCGCATCTACGAGGACGTGGGGCTGCTCACCGCCGACCCGGACATCGGGGCCGACCTCAGCGACCTGTTCAACGTGCTCACCGGGTACTCCCGGCAGGCCGACTTCCGCAAGCTGCTGATCGCACCGACGACCTTCCGCCGACGCATGCTCGAGCTGATCGACCGCGAACGCGACGCCGAGGACGGCCACGTCCTGGCCAAGATGAACAGTCTGGTCGACCCCCGGATCATCGAGGGCCTCTACGCCGCCTCCCAGGCCGGCACCCCCGTCGACCTGATCGTGCGCGGCGTGTGCTGCCTGCGTCCCGGCGTGCCCGGACTGTCCGACAACATCCGGGTCCGCTCCGTCGTCGGACAGTTCCTCGAGCACTCGCGGATCTACCGCTTCGGCAGCCCGGCGCGTGGGTTCGACTACGTCATCGGCTCGGGCGACTGGATGCCGCGCAACCTCGACCGCCGGGTGGAGGCCCTGGTCCCGATCGAGGACCCCGGTCTGCAGGCCCGACTCGAGGAGATCCTGCAGGTGGCCCTGCACGACGACCTGCTGGCCTGGGAACTGCGACCGGACAGCACCTGGGTCCCCGTCGAAGCGCACGTGGGGCTCGACACCCACCAGACCCTGCGTGAGCGGGCCCGCCAGCGTCTGCGCTGA
- a CDS encoding CapA family protein, which translates to MRVRAPLVGVALLAGACASTPADPEVVAAADEATTEPAPSAPLTLAFVGDIHFADQLGGIAATDPGAVLAGVRAAWADADLVIGNLETAVTEGGTPEPKQFTFRTPATSLAALSSAGIDAVSLANNHAGDYGADGLRDTLAAADGSGLAFVGIGADERQAAGPVWFERHGWDVAVLAATDVLDSFAQETWVAGDGRTGIASVKEPYTDHFVEQVATTAAEADLTLVYLHWGREKDTCPTDRQRELAQRLAQAGADVVVGTHAHRVQGGGRSPDGALVHYGLGNFVFDTPPGEGEHAGVYVVEVALDGTTIDRWLPVRLDGGLPVLLEGQQAAAGAERYAAAVACTDLLSRP; encoded by the coding sequence ATGCGCGTCCGTGCCCCCCTCGTCGGCGTCGCCCTGCTGGCCGGCGCCTGCGCGTCCACGCCCGCCGACCCCGAGGTGGTCGCGGCGGCCGACGAGGCGACGACCGAGCCCGCCCCGTCGGCCCCACTGACGCTCGCGTTCGTGGGCGACATCCACTTCGCCGACCAGCTCGGCGGAATCGCCGCCACGGACCCGGGGGCGGTGCTCGCCGGGGTCAGGGCCGCCTGGGCCGATGCCGACCTCGTCATCGGCAACCTCGAGACGGCCGTCACCGAGGGCGGCACCCCGGAACCCAAGCAGTTCACCTTCCGCACCCCGGCGACGTCGCTCGCAGCGCTGTCGAGCGCCGGGATCGACGCGGTGTCGTTGGCGAACAACCACGCCGGCGACTACGGCGCGGACGGACTCCGCGACACCCTGGCCGCCGCCGACGGCAGCGGACTCGCCTTCGTCGGGATCGGCGCCGACGAGCGCCAGGCCGCCGGACCGGTCTGGTTCGAGCGGCACGGGTGGGACGTCGCCGTCCTCGCCGCCACCGACGTCCTCGACTCGTTCGCGCAGGAGACCTGGGTCGCCGGTGACGGGCGGACGGGCATCGCCTCGGTGAAGGAGCCGTACACCGACCACTTCGTGGAGCAGGTCGCCACGACGGCGGCCGAGGCCGACCTGACGCTCGTCTACCTGCACTGGGGTCGCGAGAAGGACACCTGTCCCACCGACCGTCAGCGCGAGCTCGCGCAGCGGCTCGCGCAGGCCGGCGCCGACGTCGTGGTCGGCACGCACGCCCACCGCGTGCAGGGCGGCGGCCGGTCCCCCGACGGCGCACTGGTGCACTACGGGCTCGGCAACTTCGTGTTCGACACGCCGCCCGGCGAGGGCGAGCACGCCGGCGTCTACGTCGTCGAGGTCGCGCTCGACGGCACCACGATCGACCGGTGGCTGCCCGTGCGTCTCGACGGTGGTCTGCCGGTCCTGCTCGAGGGCCAGCAGGCCGCGGCGGGCGCCGAGCGCTACGCGGCCGCCGTCGCCTGCACCGACCTGCTCAGCCGACCGTGA
- a CDS encoding (2Fe-2S) ferredoxin domain-containing protein, with amino-acid sequence MARVGMPRKWVFVCINERPQEHPRPSCLRRGAADVFEAMREETGRQGLVDVKVVASGCLEPCMVGPGIYVAPDDVWYGGVTVEDVPRIVEEHLAGDRPVEFLRIGREEFALSPLQGRTDLPPGMIPPA; translated from the coding sequence ATGGCACGTGTCGGTATGCCCCGCAAGTGGGTGTTCGTGTGCATCAACGAGCGACCGCAGGAGCACCCGCGACCGTCGTGCCTCCGCCGGGGTGCGGCCGACGTGTTCGAGGCCATGCGCGAGGAGACCGGCCGGCAGGGACTCGTCGACGTCAAGGTGGTCGCCTCCGGCTGCCTCGAGCCCTGCATGGTCGGACCCGGCATCTACGTGGCCCCCGACGACGTCTGGTACGGCGGCGTGACCGTCGAGGACGTCCCGCGGATCGTCGAGGAGCATCTCGCCGGCGACCGTCCGGTGGAATTCCTGCGCATCGGCCGGGAGGAGTTCGCACTCTCTCCGCTGCAGGGCCGCACCGATCTCCCGCCGGGCATGATCCCTCCGGCCTGA
- a CDS encoding PLP-dependent aminotransferase family protein, protein MDDPIRESGPHLAGILDQALTGDGPLYRQLADGLKRAVDRGEIPLGTVLPPERVLARSLSVSRATVVAAYDRLKNEGWLESRQGSGTWVRRPEGEDRGGVDAVATARLFLSDDKADQRTGPGEPPMPDDEDLIDLSVAAVTGSPMVVDILTSLSPDDVSSLVAHHGYVPHGLRALREIVAARFTVAGLPSSEDQILATTGAHQGISLVARQTLQRGDTVLVESPTFPGALDVFRRFGARMVPLPVDGHGARTEVLPDLLARTEPKLVYVSPNFHNPTGTVLPEQRRRVLAELADRTGIVVLEDLAMGDVDLDAAPLPPPIAAFSDGTGAIHTLGSTAKLFWAGLRVGWLRSPASWTVRMLATKTVADLGTPLLSQLLAVRLLEHADQVLADRRAELLPQRDLLADLLTEHLPQWQWQLPSGGLSLWVTLPAGNAEEFAELALRHGVSVVPGPALSVDEGNRRGLRLVFSRPEPVLREGVRRLAAAWQAYEPIASRAPTRLLV, encoded by the coding sequence TTGGATGATCCAATCCGCGAAAGTGGTCCGCACCTCGCTGGCATTCTCGACCAGGCGCTGACCGGCGACGGACCGCTGTACCGACAGCTCGCCGACGGTCTCAAGCGGGCCGTGGACCGGGGCGAGATCCCGCTGGGCACGGTGTTGCCGCCCGAGCGTGTCCTGGCGCGGTCGCTGTCGGTCAGCCGCGCCACCGTGGTCGCGGCCTACGACCGCCTCAAGAACGAGGGCTGGCTCGAGAGCCGGCAGGGCTCGGGCACGTGGGTCCGCCGCCCGGAGGGCGAGGACCGGGGCGGCGTCGACGCGGTGGCCACCGCCCGTCTGTTCCTCTCCGACGACAAGGCCGACCAGCGGACGGGTCCCGGCGAGCCGCCGATGCCCGACGACGAGGACCTGATCGACCTCTCCGTCGCCGCGGTGACCGGCTCGCCGATGGTGGTGGACATCCTCACCTCGTTGTCCCCCGACGACGTCTCCTCGCTGGTCGCCCACCACGGGTACGTCCCGCACGGCCTGCGGGCCCTGCGCGAGATCGTCGCCGCCCGCTTCACCGTCGCGGGCCTGCCCTCCAGCGAGGACCAGATCCTGGCCACGACCGGTGCCCACCAGGGCATTTCGCTGGTGGCCCGCCAGACGCTCCAGCGCGGGGACACCGTGTTGGTGGAGAGCCCGACCTTTCCCGGCGCCCTCGACGTCTTCCGTCGCTTCGGTGCCCGCATGGTGCCCCTGCCGGTCGACGGCCACGGTGCACGGACCGAGGTGCTGCCCGACCTGCTGGCCCGGACCGAGCCCAAGCTGGTGTACGTGTCCCCCAACTTCCACAATCCGACGGGGACGGTCCTGCCGGAGCAACGTCGGCGCGTGCTCGCCGAGCTGGCGGACCGCACCGGGATCGTGGTCCTCGAGGACCTCGCGATGGGCGACGTCGACCTCGACGCGGCACCGTTGCCGCCACCGATCGCGGCGTTCTCGGACGGTACGGGGGCCATCCACACCCTGGGTTCCACGGCCAAGCTGTTCTGGGCCGGACTGCGGGTGGGCTGGCTGCGGTCCCCGGCGAGCTGGACCGTGCGCATGCTGGCGACCAAGACGGTCGCCGACCTCGGCACCCCGCTGCTCAGTCAACTGCTGGCCGTCCGGCTGCTCGAGCACGCGGACCAGGTCCTGGCCGACCGGCGGGCGGAACTGCTGCCGCAGCGCGACCTGCTCGCCGATCTGCTGACCGAGCACCTGCCGCAGTGGCAGTGGCAGCTGCCCTCGGGCGGGCTGTCGCTGTGGGTCACCTTGCCGGCCGGCAACGCCGAGGAGTTCGCGGAGCTGGCCCTGCGCCACGGGGTGTCGGTCGTCCCGGGTCCGGCCCTGTCGGTCGACGAGGGCAACCGGCGGGGGCTGCGGCTGGTGTTCTCCCGGCCCGAGCCGGTCCTGCGCGAAGGGGTCCGCCGACTGGCCGCGGCCTGGCAGGCCTACGAACCGATCGCCTCGCGCGCCCCCACCCGGCTGCTCGTCTGA
- the fdxA gene encoding ferredoxin, with amino-acid sequence MTYTIAEPCIDVKDKACVEECPVDCIYEGDRMLYIHPEECIDCGACEPVCPVEAIFYEDDVPDEWAQFTPINAEFFADSVTGLGSPGGAATVGAVDKDHPTVAGWDA; translated from the coding sequence GTGACGTACACCATCGCCGAGCCCTGCATCGACGTGAAGGACAAGGCCTGCGTCGAGGAGTGCCCTGTCGACTGCATCTACGAGGGTGACCGGATGCTCTACATCCACCCCGAGGAGTGCATCGACTGCGGCGCCTGCGAGCCCGTCTGCCCCGTCGAGGCCATCTTCTACGAGGACGACGTCCCGGACGAGTGGGCCCAGTTCACGCCGATCAACGCCGAGTTCTTCGCCGACAGCGTGACCGGTCTCGGTTCGCCCGGTGGGGCAGCGACCGTCGGGGCGGTCGACAAGGACCACCCGACCGTGGCCGGCTGGGACGCCTGA
- the hppD gene encoding 4-hydroxyphenylpyruvate dioxygenase: MIDHDLPDLPLLGYDAIEFWVGNAKQAAHYYRSAFGFRVVAYAGPETGVRGHASYVLQQRAIRFVVTSGLSPDHEVTRHAHRHGDGIRDVAFRVTDAEDAFRIAVERGAEAHLEPTVEEDVHGKVVRASIRTYGDTIHSFVQRDDYSGIHLPGFEEVGHDPVARPVGLSSVDHVVGNVAAGEMDRWAGFYERILGFSQLRHFDDEDISTEYSALMSKVLWDGHGRIKMPINEPAEGRKRSQIEEFLDAYGGPGVQHLALSTGDIVGTVQTMRANGVSFLPVPAEYYTEARARVGDVDESWDDLAALGILVDRDEEGYLLQIFTEPVQDRPTVFYEIIQRHGSRGFGAGNFRALFEAIEREQARRGNL, encoded by the coding sequence GTGATCGACCATGACCTCCCTGACCTCCCCCTGCTGGGGTACGACGCCATCGAGTTCTGGGTCGGCAACGCCAAGCAGGCCGCGCACTACTACCGCTCGGCGTTCGGGTTCCGGGTCGTCGCCTACGCCGGTCCCGAGACCGGCGTCCGTGGCCACGCGTCCTACGTGCTGCAGCAGCGGGCGATCCGCTTCGTCGTCACCTCGGGCCTGTCACCCGACCACGAGGTCACCCGCCACGCTCACCGCCACGGCGACGGCATCCGCGACGTCGCCTTCCGGGTCACCGACGCCGAGGACGCCTTTCGCATCGCCGTCGAGCGCGGCGCCGAGGCGCACCTCGAACCGACCGTGGAGGAGGACGTCCACGGCAAGGTCGTGCGGGCCTCGATCCGCACCTACGGCGACACCATCCACTCCTTCGTGCAGCGTGACGACTACTCCGGCATCCACCTGCCCGGCTTCGAGGAGGTCGGTCACGACCCCGTCGCACGCCCCGTGGGCCTGTCGTCGGTCGACCACGTCGTCGGCAACGTCGCCGCCGGCGAGATGGATCGCTGGGCCGGCTTCTACGAGCGCATCCTGGGGTTCTCCCAGCTGCGCCACTTCGACGACGAGGACATCTCCACCGAGTACTCGGCGTTGATGTCGAAGGTGCTCTGGGACGGGCACGGTCGCATCAAGATGCCGATCAACGAGCCCGCCGAGGGCCGCAAGCGGTCACAGATCGAGGAGTTCCTGGACGCCTACGGCGGCCCGGGGGTCCAGCATCTCGCCCTGTCCACCGGTGACATCGTCGGGACGGTGCAGACCATGCGGGCCAACGGGGTGTCGTTCCTGCCGGTGCCGGCCGAGTACTACACCGAGGCCCGCGCACGCGTCGGTGACGTCGACGAGTCCTGGGACGACCTCGCCGCGCTCGGCATCCTCGTCGACCGCGACGAGGAGGGGTACCTGCTGCAGATCTTCACCGAACCGGTGCAGGACCGCCCCACCGTGTTCTACGAGATCATCCAGCGCCACGGGTCCCGCGGTTTCGGCGCCGGCAACTTCCGCGCCCTGTTCGAAGCCATCGAACGCGAACAGGCCCGCCGCGGCAACCTCTGA
- a CDS encoding class I SAM-dependent methyltransferase has translation MPRFLRRTPPVAPDPGALVAEHLEAGRPTGWFEPLYAGADRDPDAVPWAQQTPHPYVVDWLDDPVVTPPGRRAVVVGCGLGDDAAELARRDFDVVAFDVAPSAVAWAQRRFRRSPVDWRVVDLLELPDELVGAFGLVVEVRTVQSLPGVVRDAAMHAVGRLAAPGGVVLAVSLVASSNEVSRTWQGPPWAQAPSELAAYRAAGLERLALEHPDPDEHGAMEVRLTLQRPAGSVPPGAGLPIVPTPG, from the coding sequence GTGCCCCGGTTCCTGCGGCGCACCCCTCCGGTGGCGCCCGACCCGGGTGCGCTGGTCGCCGAGCACCTCGAGGCGGGCCGCCCGACCGGCTGGTTCGAGCCGCTGTACGCCGGTGCCGACCGCGACCCGGACGCCGTTCCCTGGGCGCAGCAGACGCCGCACCCGTACGTCGTCGACTGGCTCGACGACCCGGTGGTGACCCCACCCGGACGCCGGGCGGTCGTGGTCGGCTGTGGACTCGGTGACGACGCGGCGGAGCTGGCGCGGCGGGACTTCGACGTGGTCGCCTTCGACGTCGCTCCGAGCGCCGTGGCCTGGGCGCAGCGGCGCTTCCGCCGCTCGCCGGTCGACTGGCGGGTCGTGGACCTGCTCGAACTGCCCGACGAGCTGGTCGGGGCCTTCGGCCTCGTCGTCGAGGTGCGCACGGTGCAGTCGCTGCCCGGTGTGGTCCGCGACGCGGCGATGCACGCCGTCGGCCGGCTGGCGGCGCCCGGCGGGGTGGTCCTCGCCGTCTCGCTGGTGGCGAGCTCGAACGAGGTCTCGCGTACCTGGCAGGGCCCGCCGTGGGCGCAGGCCCCCAGCGAGCTGGCCGCCTACCGGGCCGCCGGTCTGGAGCGCCTCGCCCTCGAGCATCCCGACCCCGACGAGCACGGCGCGATGGAGGTCCGGCTCACGCTGCAGCGCCCGGCCGGTTCGGTCCCGCCGGGCGCCGGGCTCCCGATCGTGCCGACGCCCGGCTGA